From Gopherus flavomarginatus isolate rGopFla2 chromosome 7, rGopFla2.mat.asm, whole genome shotgun sequence, the proteins below share one genomic window:
- the SELE gene encoding E-selectin isoform X12 — MIGLWFLSVLTYGFMVLEEGNCWTYHYSEKNMTYKLAEEWCRKHYTNMVAIQNKEEIVHLNAFLPFNPSYYWIGIRKIDNEWTWVGTRKRLTEEAKNWAKGEPNNKKNDEDCVEIYIKREKDAGKWNDERCSKQKVALCYAASCHQSSCSGHGECLETINNHTCLCDAGFYGPECQHVVTCDQLKEPDQGTLECSHPLQNYSYNSSCEVQCAEGYESTGFEPVWCTSSGNWSAPIPACRVVQCDGLKAPAHGSVTCSPASGNFLWNSTCEFACEEGFVLKGSDRLQCGASGRWNGQQPECEVVQCDGLKAPAHGSVTCSPASGNFLWNSTCEFACEEGFVLKGSDRLQCGASGKWNGQQPECEVVQCDGLKAPAHGSVMCSPASGNFLWNSTCEFACEEGFVLKGSDRLQCGASGRWNGQQPECEVVQCDGLKAPTHGSVTCSPASGNFLWNSTCEFACEEGFVLKGSDRLQCSASGEWDGQQPECEAVTCEAVNRPENGFVECTAHHPEFTHNSACEFRCEAGYRLSGSPKIQCTAQGEWSEPFPKCEVTQCETLILPEKGSMNCSHPLGDFAYSTVCEFNCTGGWLLKGSHVLQCGAAGNWTASQPTCEAPQVPEELLSYVSVGIAATGASLLSTASFLIWLVKHLRRKAKKFTPASSCQSLNSEGTFQSTAHLI; from the exons GATTCATGGTGCTTGAGGAGGGCAATTGCTGGACATACCactattcagaaaaaaatatgacCTATAAGCTTGCGGAGGAATGGTGTAGGAAACACTATACAAATATGGTTGCCATTCAGAATAAGGAGGAAATTGTCCATCTGAATGCATTTTTACCCTTCAATCCAAGTTATTACTGGATTGGAATCAGAAAGATTGATAATGAGTGGACCTGGGTTGGAACAAGAAAACGGCTGACTGAAGAGGCTAAAAACTGGGCTAAGGGTGaaccaaacaacaaaaagaatGATGAGGACTGTGTTGAAATCTACATCAAAAGAGAGAAGGATGCAGGCAAATGGAATGATGAAAGATGCAGCAAACAGAAGGTTGCCTTGTGCTATGCAG CTTCCTGTCACCAGTCTTCCTGCAGTGGCCATGGTGAATGCCTGGAGACCATTAACAATCATACCTGCCTCTGTGATGCTGGATTCTATGGGCCTGAATGCCAGCATG TTGTGACTTGCGACCAATTAAAAGAACCCGATCAAGGGACACTGGAGTGCAGCCATCCACTGCAGAACTACAGCTACAACTCATCCTGTGAGGTTCAGTGTGCAGAAGGCTATGAATCAACTGGGTTTGAACCAGTTTGGTGTACCTCTTCTGGAAACTGGTCTGCACCCATTCCAGCATGTAGAG TTGTGCAGTGTGATGGCTTAAAGGCTCCGGCTCATGGCTCCGTGACGTGTTCTCCTGCCTCTGGGAACTTTCTGTGGAATTCAACCTGTGAGTTTGCCTGTGAAGAAGGGTTTGTGTTGAAGGGATCAGACAGGCTGCAGTGTGGCGCTTCTGGAAGGTGGAATGGACAGCAGCCGGAATGTGAAG TTGTGCAGTGTGATGGCTTAAAGGCTCCGGCTCACGGCTCCGTGACGTGCTCTCCTGCCTCTGGGAACTTTCTGTGGAATTCAACCTGTGAGTTTGCCTGTGAAGAAGGGTTTGTGTTGAAGGGATCAGACAGGCTGCAGTGTGGTGCTTCTGGAAAGTGGAATGGACAGCAGCCGGAATGTGAAG TTGTGCAGTGTGATGGCTTAAAGGCTCCGGCTCATGGCTCCGTGATGTGTTCTCCTGCCTCTGGGAACTTTCTGTGGAATTCAACCTGTGAGTTTGCCTGTGAAGAAGGGTTTGTGTTGAAGGGATCAGACAGGCTGCAGTGTGGCGCTTCTGGAAGGTGGAATGGACAGCAGCCGGAATGTGAAG TTGTGCAGTGTGATGGCTTAAAGGCTCCGACTCATGGCTCCGTGACGTGTTCTCCTGCCTCTGGGAACTTTCTGTGGAATTCAACCTGTGAGTTTGCCTGTGAAGAAGGGTTTGTGTTGAAGGGATCAGATAGGCTGCAGTGCAGTGCTTCTGGAGAGTGGGATGGACAGCAGCCAGAATGCGAAG CTGTGACGTGTGAAGCAGTGAACAGGCCTGAAAATGGCTTTGTGGAGTGTACCGCCCATCATCCAGAATTCACCCACAACTCAGCCTGTGAGTTCCGTTGTGAGGCGGGCTACAGATTAAGTGGATCACCCAAGATTCAGTGCACAGCGCAGGGAGAATggtcagagcccttcccaaagtGTGAAG TTACACAGTGTGAAACCCTGATACTCCCTGAGAAGGGCTCCATGAATTGTTCACACCCTCTTGGGGATTTTGCATACAGCACAGTTTGCGAGTTTAACTGTACAGGGGGATGGTTGTTAAAAGGCTCTCACGTACTTCAGTGTGGcgctgcagggaactggactgcAAGTCAGCCGACATGCGAAG CTCCTCAAGTGCCTGAAGAACTGCTCAGTTACGTCTCTGTTGGAATAGCAGCCACTGGAGCCTCACTCCTGTCGACAGCATCATTCCTCATATGGCTTGTAAAGCACCTTCGAAGGAAAG CAAAGAAATTTACTCCTGCCAG CAGCTGCCAGAGTCTCAATTCAGAGGGTACCTTCCAAAGCACTGCTCATCTAATCTAA
- the SELE gene encoding E-selectin isoform X10, with the protein MIGLWFLSVLTYGFMVLEEGNCWTYHYSEKNMTYKLAEEWCRKHYTNMVAIQNKEEIVHLNAFLPFNPSYYWIGIRKIDNEWTWVGTRKRLTEEAKNWAKGEPNNKKNDEDCVEIYIKREKDAGKWNDERCSKQKVALCYAASCHQSSCSGHGECLETINNHTCLCDAGFYGPECQHVVTCDQLKEPDQGTLECSHPLQNYSYNSSCEVQCAEGYESTGFEPVWCTSSGNWSAPIPACRVVQCDGLKAPAHGSVTCSPASGNFLWNSTCEFACEEGFVLKGSDRLQCGASGRWNGQQPECEVVQCDGLKAPAHGSVMCSPASGNFLWNSTCEFACEEGFVLKGSDRLQCGASGEWDGQQPECEVLQCDGLKAPAHGSVMCSPASGNFLWNSTCEFACEEGFVLKGSDRLQCGASGEWDGQQPECEVVQCDGLKAPAHGSVTCSPASGNFLWNSTCEFACEEGFVLKGSDRLHCGASGKWNGQQPECEVVQCDGLKAPTHGSVTCSPASGNFLWNSTCEFACEEGFVLKGSDRLQCSASGEWDGQQPECEAVTCEAVNRPENGFVECTAHHPEFTHNSACEFRCEAGYRLSGSPKIQCTAQGEWSEPFPKCEVTQCETLILPEKGSMNCSHPLGDFAYSTVCEFNCTGGWLLKGSHVLQCGAAGNWTASQPTCEAPQVPEELLSYVSVGIAATGASLLSTASFLIWLVKHLRRKAKKFTPASSCQSLNSEGTFQSTAHLI; encoded by the exons GATTCATGGTGCTTGAGGAGGGCAATTGCTGGACATACCactattcagaaaaaaatatgacCTATAAGCTTGCGGAGGAATGGTGTAGGAAACACTATACAAATATGGTTGCCATTCAGAATAAGGAGGAAATTGTCCATCTGAATGCATTTTTACCCTTCAATCCAAGTTATTACTGGATTGGAATCAGAAAGATTGATAATGAGTGGACCTGGGTTGGAACAAGAAAACGGCTGACTGAAGAGGCTAAAAACTGGGCTAAGGGTGaaccaaacaacaaaaagaatGATGAGGACTGTGTTGAAATCTACATCAAAAGAGAGAAGGATGCAGGCAAATGGAATGATGAAAGATGCAGCAAACAGAAGGTTGCCTTGTGCTATGCAG CTTCCTGTCACCAGTCTTCCTGCAGTGGCCATGGTGAATGCCTGGAGACCATTAACAATCATACCTGCCTCTGTGATGCTGGATTCTATGGGCCTGAATGCCAGCATG TTGTGACTTGCGACCAATTAAAAGAACCCGATCAAGGGACACTGGAGTGCAGCCATCCACTGCAGAACTACAGCTACAACTCATCCTGTGAGGTTCAGTGTGCAGAAGGCTATGAATCAACTGGGTTTGAACCAGTTTGGTGTACCTCTTCTGGAAACTGGTCTGCACCCATTCCAGCATGTAGAG TTGTGCAGTGTGATGGCTTAAAGGCTCCGGCTCATGGCTCCGTGACGTGTTCTCCTGCCTCTGGGAACTTTCTGTGGAATTCAACCTGTGAGTTTGCCTGTGAAGAAGGGTTTGTGTTGAAGGGATCAGACAGGCTGCAGTGTGGCGCTTCTGGAAGGTGGAATGGACAGCAGCCGGAATGTGAAG TTGTGCAGTGTGATGGCTTAAAGGCTCCGGCTCATGGCTCCGTGATGTGTTCTCCTGCCTCTGGGAACTTTCTGTGGAATTCAACCTGTGAGTTTGCCTGTGAAGAAGGGTTTGTGTTGAAGGGATCAGACAGGCTGCAGTGCGGTGCTTCTGGAGAGTGGGATGGACAGCAACCGGAATGCGAAG TTTTGCAGTGTGATGGCTTAAAGGCTCCGGCTCATGGCTCCGTGATGTGCTCTCCTGCCTCTGGGAACTTTCTGTGGAATTCAACCTGTGAGTTTGCCTGTGAAGAAGGGTTTGTGTTGAAGGGATCAGACAGGCTGCAGTGCGGTGCTTCTGGAGAGTGGGATGGACAGCAACCGGAATGCGAAG TTGTGCAGTGTGATGGCTTAAAGGCTCCGGCTCACGGCTCCGTGACGTGCTCTCCTGCCTCTGGGAACTTTCTGTGGAATTCAACCTGTGAGTTTGCCTGTGAAGAAGGGTTTGTGTTGAAGGGATCAGACAGGCTGCATTGTGGTGCTTCTGGAAAGTGGAATGGACAGCAGCCGGAATGTGAAG TTGTGCAGTGTGATGGCTTAAAGGCTCCGACTCATGGCTCCGTGACGTGTTCTCCTGCCTCTGGGAACTTTCTGTGGAATTCAACCTGTGAGTTTGCCTGTGAAGAAGGGTTTGTGTTGAAGGGATCAGATAGGCTGCAGTGCAGTGCTTCTGGAGAGTGGGATGGACAGCAGCCAGAATGCGAAG CTGTGACGTGTGAAGCAGTGAACAGGCCTGAAAATGGCTTTGTGGAGTGTACCGCCCATCATCCAGAATTCACCCACAACTCAGCCTGTGAGTTCCGTTGTGAGGCGGGCTACAGATTAAGTGGATCACCCAAGATTCAGTGCACAGCGCAGGGAGAATggtcagagcccttcccaaagtGTGAAG TTACACAGTGTGAAACCCTGATACTCCCTGAGAAGGGCTCCATGAATTGTTCACACCCTCTTGGGGATTTTGCATACAGCACAGTTTGCGAGTTTAACTGTACAGGGGGATGGTTGTTAAAAGGCTCTCACGTACTTCAGTGTGGcgctgcagggaactggactgcAAGTCAGCCGACATGCGAAG CTCCTCAAGTGCCTGAAGAACTGCTCAGTTACGTCTCTGTTGGAATAGCAGCCACTGGAGCCTCACTCCTGTCGACAGCATCATTCCTCATATGGCTTGTAAAGCACCTTCGAAGGAAAG CAAAGAAATTTACTCCTGCCAG CAGCTGCCAGAGTCTCAATTCAGAGGGTACCTTCCAAAGCACTGCTCATCTAATCTAA
- the SELE gene encoding E-selectin isoform X13 has translation MIGLWFLSVLTYGFMVLEEGNCWTYHYSEKNMTYKLAEEWCRKHYTNMVAIQNKEEIVHLNAFLPFNPSYYWIGIRKIDNEWTWVGTRKRLTEEAKNWAKGEPNNKKNDEDCVEIYIKREKDAGKWNDERCSKQKVALCYAASCHQSSCSGHGECLETINNHTCLCDAGFYGPECQHVVTCDQLKEPDQGTLECSHPLQNYSYNSSCEVQCAEGYESTGFEPVWCTSSGNWSAPIPACRVVQCDGLKAPAHGSVTCSPASGNFLWNSTCEFACEEGFVLKGSDRLQCGASGRWNGQQPECEVVQCDGLKAPAHGSVMCSPASGNFLWNSTCEFACEEGFVLKGSDRLQCGASGEWDGQQPECEVVQCDGLKAPAHGSVTCSPASGNFLWNSTCEFACEEGFVLKGSDRLQCGASGKWNGQQPECEVVQCDGLKAPTHGSVTCSPASGNFLWNSTCEFACEEGFVLKGSDRLQCSASGEWDGQQPECEAVTCEAVNRPENGFVECTAHHPEFTHNSACEFRCEAGYRLSGSPKIQCTAQGEWSEPFPKCEVTQCETLILPEKGSMNCSHPLGDFAYSTVCEFNCTGGWLLKGSHVLQCGAAGNWTASQPTCEAPQVPEELLSYVSVGIAATGASLLSTASFLIWLVKHLRRKAKKFTPASSCQSLNSEGTFQSTAHLI, from the exons GATTCATGGTGCTTGAGGAGGGCAATTGCTGGACATACCactattcagaaaaaaatatgacCTATAAGCTTGCGGAGGAATGGTGTAGGAAACACTATACAAATATGGTTGCCATTCAGAATAAGGAGGAAATTGTCCATCTGAATGCATTTTTACCCTTCAATCCAAGTTATTACTGGATTGGAATCAGAAAGATTGATAATGAGTGGACCTGGGTTGGAACAAGAAAACGGCTGACTGAAGAGGCTAAAAACTGGGCTAAGGGTGaaccaaacaacaaaaagaatGATGAGGACTGTGTTGAAATCTACATCAAAAGAGAGAAGGATGCAGGCAAATGGAATGATGAAAGATGCAGCAAACAGAAGGTTGCCTTGTGCTATGCAG CTTCCTGTCACCAGTCTTCCTGCAGTGGCCATGGTGAATGCCTGGAGACCATTAACAATCATACCTGCCTCTGTGATGCTGGATTCTATGGGCCTGAATGCCAGCATG TTGTGACTTGCGACCAATTAAAAGAACCCGATCAAGGGACACTGGAGTGCAGCCATCCACTGCAGAACTACAGCTACAACTCATCCTGTGAGGTTCAGTGTGCAGAAGGCTATGAATCAACTGGGTTTGAACCAGTTTGGTGTACCTCTTCTGGAAACTGGTCTGCACCCATTCCAGCATGTAGAG TTGTGCAGTGTGATGGCTTAAAGGCTCCGGCTCATGGCTCCGTGACGTGTTCTCCTGCCTCTGGGAACTTTCTGTGGAATTCAACCTGTGAGTTTGCCTGTGAAGAAGGGTTTGTGTTGAAGGGATCAGACAGGCTGCAGTGTGGCGCTTCTGGAAGGTGGAATGGACAGCAGCCGGAATGTGAAG TTGTGCAGTGTGATGGCTTAAAGGCTCCGGCTCATGGCTCCGTGATGTGTTCTCCTGCCTCTGGGAACTTTCTGTGGAATTCAACCTGTGAGTTTGCCTGTGAAGAAGGGTTTGTGTTGAAGGGATCAGACAGGCTGCAGTGCGGTGCTTCTGGAGAGTGGGATGGACAGCAACCGGAATGCGAAG TTGTGCAGTGTGATGGCTTAAAGGCTCCGGCTCACGGCTCCGTGACGTGCTCTCCTGCCTCTGGGAACTTTCTGTGGAATTCAACCTGTGAGTTTGCCTGTGAAGAAGGGTTTGTGTTGAAGGGATCAGACAGGCTGCAGTGTGGTGCTTCTGGAAAGTGGAATGGACAGCAGCCGGAATGTGAAG TTGTGCAGTGTGATGGCTTAAAGGCTCCGACTCATGGCTCCGTGACGTGTTCTCCTGCCTCTGGGAACTTTCTGTGGAATTCAACCTGTGAGTTTGCCTGTGAAGAAGGGTTTGTGTTGAAGGGATCAGATAGGCTGCAGTGCAGTGCTTCTGGAGAGTGGGATGGACAGCAGCCAGAATGCGAAG CTGTGACGTGTGAAGCAGTGAACAGGCCTGAAAATGGCTTTGTGGAGTGTACCGCCCATCATCCAGAATTCACCCACAACTCAGCCTGTGAGTTCCGTTGTGAGGCGGGCTACAGATTAAGTGGATCACCCAAGATTCAGTGCACAGCGCAGGGAGAATggtcagagcccttcccaaagtGTGAAG TTACACAGTGTGAAACCCTGATACTCCCTGAGAAGGGCTCCATGAATTGTTCACACCCTCTTGGGGATTTTGCATACAGCACAGTTTGCGAGTTTAACTGTACAGGGGGATGGTTGTTAAAAGGCTCTCACGTACTTCAGTGTGGcgctgcagggaactggactgcAAGTCAGCCGACATGCGAAG CTCCTCAAGTGCCTGAAGAACTGCTCAGTTACGTCTCTGTTGGAATAGCAGCCACTGGAGCCTCACTCCTGTCGACAGCATCATTCCTCATATGGCTTGTAAAGCACCTTCGAAGGAAAG CAAAGAAATTTACTCCTGCCAG CAGCTGCCAGAGTCTCAATTCAGAGGGTACCTTCCAAAGCACTGCTCATCTAATCTAA
- the SELE gene encoding E-selectin isoform X6 → MIGLWFLSVLTYGFMVLEEGNCWTYHYSEKNMTYKLAEEWCRKHYTNMVAIQNKEEIVHLNAFLPFNPSYYWIGIRKIDNEWTWVGTRKRLTEEAKNWAKGEPNNKKNDEDCVEIYIKREKDAGKWNDERCSKQKVALCYAASCHQSSCSGHGECLETINNHTCLCDAGFYGPECQHVVTCDQLKEPDQGTLECSHPLQNYSYNSSCEVQCAEGYESTGFEPVWCTSSGNWSAPIPACRVVQCDGLKAPAHGSVTCSPASGNFLWNSTCEFACEEGFVLKGSDRLQCGASGRWNGQQPECEVVQCDGLKAPAHGSVMCSPASGNFLWNSTCEFACEEGFVLKGSDRLQCGASGEWDGQQPECEVVQCDGLKAPAHGSVTCSPASGNFLWNSTCEFACEEGFVLKGSDRLQCGASGKWNGQQPECEVVQCDGLKAPAHGSVMCSPASGNFLWNSTCEFACEEGFVLKGSDRLQCGASGRWNGQQPECEVLQCDGLKAPAHGSVMCSPASGNFLWNSTCEFACEEGFVLKGSDRLQCGASGEWDGQQPECEVVQCDGLKAPTHGSVTCSPASGNFLWNSTCEFACEEGFVLKGSDRLQCSASGEWDGQQPECEAVTCEAVNRPENGFVECTAHHPEFTHNSACEFRCEAGYRLSGSPKIQCTAQGEWSEPFPKCEVTQCETLILPEKGSMNCSHPLGDFAYSTVCEFNCTGGWLLKGSHVLQCGAAGNWTASQPTCEAPQVPEELLSYVSVGIAATGASLLSTASFLIWLVKHLRRKAKKFTPASSCQSLNSEGTFQSTAHLI, encoded by the exons GATTCATGGTGCTTGAGGAGGGCAATTGCTGGACATACCactattcagaaaaaaatatgacCTATAAGCTTGCGGAGGAATGGTGTAGGAAACACTATACAAATATGGTTGCCATTCAGAATAAGGAGGAAATTGTCCATCTGAATGCATTTTTACCCTTCAATCCAAGTTATTACTGGATTGGAATCAGAAAGATTGATAATGAGTGGACCTGGGTTGGAACAAGAAAACGGCTGACTGAAGAGGCTAAAAACTGGGCTAAGGGTGaaccaaacaacaaaaagaatGATGAGGACTGTGTTGAAATCTACATCAAAAGAGAGAAGGATGCAGGCAAATGGAATGATGAAAGATGCAGCAAACAGAAGGTTGCCTTGTGCTATGCAG CTTCCTGTCACCAGTCTTCCTGCAGTGGCCATGGTGAATGCCTGGAGACCATTAACAATCATACCTGCCTCTGTGATGCTGGATTCTATGGGCCTGAATGCCAGCATG TTGTGACTTGCGACCAATTAAAAGAACCCGATCAAGGGACACTGGAGTGCAGCCATCCACTGCAGAACTACAGCTACAACTCATCCTGTGAGGTTCAGTGTGCAGAAGGCTATGAATCAACTGGGTTTGAACCAGTTTGGTGTACCTCTTCTGGAAACTGGTCTGCACCCATTCCAGCATGTAGAG TTGTGCAGTGTGATGGCTTAAAGGCTCCGGCTCATGGCTCCGTGACGTGTTCTCCTGCCTCTGGGAACTTTCTGTGGAATTCAACCTGTGAGTTTGCCTGTGAAGAAGGGTTTGTGTTGAAGGGATCAGACAGGCTGCAGTGTGGCGCTTCTGGAAGGTGGAATGGACAGCAGCCGGAATGTGAAG TTGTGCAGTGTGATGGCTTAAAGGCTCCGGCTCATGGCTCCGTGATGTGTTCTCCTGCCTCTGGGAACTTTCTGTGGAATTCAACCTGTGAGTTTGCCTGTGAAGAAGGGTTTGTGTTGAAGGGATCAGACAGGCTGCAGTGCGGTGCTTCTGGAGAGTGGGATGGACAGCAACCGGAATGCGAAG TTGTGCAGTGTGATGGCTTAAAGGCTCCGGCTCACGGCTCCGTGACGTGCTCTCCTGCCTCTGGGAACTTTCTGTGGAATTCAACCTGTGAGTTTGCCTGTGAAGAAGGGTTTGTGTTGAAGGGATCAGACAGGCTGCAGTGTGGTGCTTCTGGAAAGTGGAATGGACAGCAGCCGGAATGTGAAG TTGTGCAGTGTGATGGCTTAAAGGCTCCGGCTCATGGCTCCGTGATGTGTTCTCCTGCCTCTGGGAACTTTCTGTGGAATTCAACCTGTGAGTTTGCCTGTGAAGAAGGGTTTGTGTTGAAGGGATCAGACAGGCTGCAGTGTGGCGCTTCTGGAAGGTGGAATGGACAGCAGCCGGAATGTGAAG TTTTGCAGTGTGATGGCTTAAAGGCTCCGGCTCATGGCTCCGTGATGTGCTCTCCTGCCTCTGGGAACTTTCTGTGGAATTCAACCTGTGAGTTTGCCTGTGAAGAAGGGTTTGTGTTGAAGGGATCAGACAGGCTGCAGTGCGGTGCTTCTGGAGAGTGGGATGGACAGCAACCGGAATGCGAAG TTGTGCAGTGTGATGGCTTAAAGGCTCCGACTCATGGCTCCGTGACGTGTTCTCCTGCCTCTGGGAACTTTCTGTGGAATTCAACCTGTGAGTTTGCCTGTGAAGAAGGGTTTGTGTTGAAGGGATCAGATAGGCTGCAGTGCAGTGCTTCTGGAGAGTGGGATGGACAGCAGCCAGAATGCGAAG CTGTGACGTGTGAAGCAGTGAACAGGCCTGAAAATGGCTTTGTGGAGTGTACCGCCCATCATCCAGAATTCACCCACAACTCAGCCTGTGAGTTCCGTTGTGAGGCGGGCTACAGATTAAGTGGATCACCCAAGATTCAGTGCACAGCGCAGGGAGAATggtcagagcccttcccaaagtGTGAAG TTACACAGTGTGAAACCCTGATACTCCCTGAGAAGGGCTCCATGAATTGTTCACACCCTCTTGGGGATTTTGCATACAGCACAGTTTGCGAGTTTAACTGTACAGGGGGATGGTTGTTAAAAGGCTCTCACGTACTTCAGTGTGGcgctgcagggaactggactgcAAGTCAGCCGACATGCGAAG CTCCTCAAGTGCCTGAAGAACTGCTCAGTTACGTCTCTGTTGGAATAGCAGCCACTGGAGCCTCACTCCTGTCGACAGCATCATTCCTCATATGGCTTGTAAAGCACCTTCGAAGGAAAG CAAAGAAATTTACTCCTGCCAG CAGCTGCCAGAGTCTCAATTCAGAGGGTACCTTCCAAAGCACTGCTCATCTAATCTAA
- the SELE gene encoding E-selectin isoform X9, whose product MIGLWFLSVLTYGFMVLEEGNCWTYHYSEKNMTYKLAEEWCRKHYTNMVAIQNKEEIVHLNAFLPFNPSYYWIGIRKIDNEWTWVGTRKRLTEEAKNWAKGEPNNKKNDEDCVEIYIKREKDAGKWNDERCSKQKVALCYAASCHQSSCSGHGECLETINNHTCLCDAGFYGPECQHVVTCDQLKEPDQGTLECSHPLQNYSYNSSCEVQCAEGYESTGFEPVWCTSSGNWSAPIPACRVVQCDGLKAPAHGSVTCSPASGNFLWNSTCEFACEEGFVLKGSDRLQCGASGRWNGQQPECEVVQCDGLKAPAHGSVMCSPASGNFLWNSTCEFACEEGFVLKGSDRLQCGASGRWNGQQPECEVLQCDGLKAPAHGSVMCSPASGNFLWNSTCEFACEEGFVLKGSDRLQCGASGEWDGQQPECEVVQCDGLKAPAHGSVTCSPASGNFLWNSTCEFACEEGFVLKGSDRLHCGASGKWNGQQPECEVVQCDGLKAPTHGSVTCSPASGNFLWNSTCEFACEEGFVLKGSDRLQCSASGEWDGQQPECEAVTCEAVNRPENGFVECTAHHPEFTHNSACEFRCEAGYRLSGSPKIQCTAQGEWSEPFPKCEVTQCETLILPEKGSMNCSHPLGDFAYSTVCEFNCTGGWLLKGSHVLQCGAAGNWTASQPTCEAPQVPEELLSYVSVGIAATGASLLSTASFLIWLVKHLRRKAKKFTPASSCQSLNSEGTFQSTAHLI is encoded by the exons GATTCATGGTGCTTGAGGAGGGCAATTGCTGGACATACCactattcagaaaaaaatatgacCTATAAGCTTGCGGAGGAATGGTGTAGGAAACACTATACAAATATGGTTGCCATTCAGAATAAGGAGGAAATTGTCCATCTGAATGCATTTTTACCCTTCAATCCAAGTTATTACTGGATTGGAATCAGAAAGATTGATAATGAGTGGACCTGGGTTGGAACAAGAAAACGGCTGACTGAAGAGGCTAAAAACTGGGCTAAGGGTGaaccaaacaacaaaaagaatGATGAGGACTGTGTTGAAATCTACATCAAAAGAGAGAAGGATGCAGGCAAATGGAATGATGAAAGATGCAGCAAACAGAAGGTTGCCTTGTGCTATGCAG CTTCCTGTCACCAGTCTTCCTGCAGTGGCCATGGTGAATGCCTGGAGACCATTAACAATCATACCTGCCTCTGTGATGCTGGATTCTATGGGCCTGAATGCCAGCATG TTGTGACTTGCGACCAATTAAAAGAACCCGATCAAGGGACACTGGAGTGCAGCCATCCACTGCAGAACTACAGCTACAACTCATCCTGTGAGGTTCAGTGTGCAGAAGGCTATGAATCAACTGGGTTTGAACCAGTTTGGTGTACCTCTTCTGGAAACTGGTCTGCACCCATTCCAGCATGTAGAG TTGTGCAGTGTGATGGCTTAAAGGCTCCGGCTCATGGCTCCGTGACGTGTTCTCCTGCCTCTGGGAACTTTCTGTGGAATTCAACCTGTGAGTTTGCCTGTGAAGAAGGGTTTGTGTTGAAGGGATCAGACAGGCTGCAGTGTGGCGCTTCTGGAAGGTGGAATGGACAGCAGCCGGAATGTGAAG TTGTGCAGTGTGATGGCTTAAAGGCTCCGGCTCATGGCTCCGTGATGTGTTCTCCTGCCTCTGGGAACTTTCTGTGGAATTCAACCTGTGAGTTTGCCTGTGAAGAAGGGTTTGTGTTGAAGGGATCAGACAGGCTGCAGTGTGGCGCTTCTGGAAGGTGGAATGGACAGCAGCCGGAATGTGAAG TTTTGCAGTGTGATGGCTTAAAGGCTCCGGCTCATGGCTCCGTGATGTGCTCTCCTGCCTCTGGGAACTTTCTGTGGAATTCAACCTGTGAGTTTGCCTGTGAAGAAGGGTTTGTGTTGAAGGGATCAGACAGGCTGCAGTGCGGTGCTTCTGGAGAGTGGGATGGACAGCAACCGGAATGCGAAG TTGTGCAGTGTGATGGCTTAAAGGCTCCGGCTCACGGCTCCGTGACGTGCTCTCCTGCCTCTGGGAACTTTCTGTGGAATTCAACCTGTGAGTTTGCCTGTGAAGAAGGGTTTGTGTTGAAGGGATCAGACAGGCTGCATTGTGGTGCTTCTGGAAAGTGGAATGGACAGCAGCCGGAATGTGAAG TTGTGCAGTGTGATGGCTTAAAGGCTCCGACTCATGGCTCCGTGACGTGTTCTCCTGCCTCTGGGAACTTTCTGTGGAATTCAACCTGTGAGTTTGCCTGTGAAGAAGGGTTTGTGTTGAAGGGATCAGATAGGCTGCAGTGCAGTGCTTCTGGAGAGTGGGATGGACAGCAGCCAGAATGCGAAG CTGTGACGTGTGAAGCAGTGAACAGGCCTGAAAATGGCTTTGTGGAGTGTACCGCCCATCATCCAGAATTCACCCACAACTCAGCCTGTGAGTTCCGTTGTGAGGCGGGCTACAGATTAAGTGGATCACCCAAGATTCAGTGCACAGCGCAGGGAGAATggtcagagcccttcccaaagtGTGAAG TTACACAGTGTGAAACCCTGATACTCCCTGAGAAGGGCTCCATGAATTGTTCACACCCTCTTGGGGATTTTGCATACAGCACAGTTTGCGAGTTTAACTGTACAGGGGGATGGTTGTTAAAAGGCTCTCACGTACTTCAGTGTGGcgctgcagggaactggactgcAAGTCAGCCGACATGCGAAG CTCCTCAAGTGCCTGAAGAACTGCTCAGTTACGTCTCTGTTGGAATAGCAGCCACTGGAGCCTCACTCCTGTCGACAGCATCATTCCTCATATGGCTTGTAAAGCACCTTCGAAGGAAAG CAAAGAAATTTACTCCTGCCAG CAGCTGCCAGAGTCTCAATTCAGAGGGTACCTTCCAAAGCACTGCTCATCTAATCTAA